GGAAGAGAGAGTTTCTATGAGATAATAAAAGAGTATAAAAAAGATAGACTTAGTATATTTATAAGCCATCGTATAGAAGAGGTTTCTAATATCGTAAATAGAAGAATTGAACTTGATTTAGGAAAGGTTGTTTTAGATGAAAAAATTTAGTTTTTTGTTAATTTTTGTTTTAGGTTTATTTTTTACAGCTTGTGATTCACAAATTGATACAACAGCAAAAGAGGTAAAATTTGATAGAGAGATTTGTGAAAGATGTAAGATGATTATTAGTGATAGAAATTATGCAGTTCAAATAATTAATCCAAATGATGGTAAAAGGTACTATCATGATGACATAGGTTGTGCAGTTTTATGGTTTAAAGAGAATGGTATAACTTGGGAAAAAGAGGCAATTATTTATGTAACAGATGCAAAAACAGGAAAATGGCTTGATGTAAAAAAAGCGTTTTGGACTTTTGGAGCAACTACTCCTATGGATTTTGGATTTAGTGCTTATGAACAAAGACAAGATGGTGTAGAAAATTATGATTATAGTTATACTAGAGAAAAAATATTAGGACAAAATAGATGAAAAATCTATTTTTAGTTTTTAAAACTGATATAAGTGAAGCTTTAAGGTCCAAATGGTTTTTAGTTTATACTTTAGTTTTTGGTGGAATTATAGCTTTGTTTTTTATAACAGGTATTACTGAATCAAGAATTCAAGGTTTTAGTGGTCTTAGTAGATTACTACTAATTTTTATTGAAATTTGTATAGTAATTGTTCCTATATTTATTTTGATAAATACAGTACGAACAATTGCAGGTGAGAGAGATAGTAATATTTTAGAGTATATGTTATCTTTTCCAATTTCACTAAAAGAGTATTTTTTTGGAAAGTTTTTTGGAAAACTTTTTGTTGTAACTTTACCAATAATTGGTGCTTTAGTTTTAGCTTTAGTTTGGAGTCTTTTTAAAGGTGCAACTGTTCCTTGGGGGATATTTTTTTATTATATGGGATTGATTATTGCAGTTAATATTTGCTTTTTAGGGCTTAGTTTTTTTATATCTTCAATAGTTAAAACTCAAGAAGTTGCCTTAGGAATTGCTTTTTTTGTTTGGTTATTTTTACTTGCTTTAATAGATTTACTTTTAATTGGATTTTTAATAAAAACTACAGCAAATCCAGAGTTAATCTACTCAATAGCTTTAATAAATCCATTACAAGTATTTAGAATAGGTGCTATTACTCTATTTGACCCAGAGTTATCTGTTATTGGACCAGCTAGTTATTTTATTCTTGATGAGTTTGGAAAAGAGCTAATAGCAATATATTGTATTTTTTATCCAGCTATTGTTGGATTTTTATTTAGTATTTTTGGATATTTTATTTTTAAAAGAAAGGATTTAGTGTGAAAAAGATATTTTTTTTACTTATTTTTATTTGTGTATCAATTTTTGGTGCTGATATTTTATCAAAAGAGTATAAAGATTTAAATCTTAAACAAGATATGTGTCCCGTAAAAAATGTACCTATTGAAAAACATAAAGATTGGTTGGGATATGTAGAGTTTAATGATGGAAAAATAATAGCTCTTAGCTCTCCTAAATATAGTTTTGCTTACTATTTAAAAGAGTTAAATCATAATAAAAATGAGAATATTAAAGCTATTTATGTAACAGATTTTAAAACAAAAAAGATAATTGATGCAAAAACAGCTTATTATGTTTTTGGGAGTAATCTTATGAGTGTTGGTGGAGATGATGTTATCCCTTTTGAATTAGAGTCTGATGCTAAAGAGTTTTTTGATACAAAACATGGAAAACAGATATATAGATTTGATAGAATGACAGAGAATTTTATTAACTATTTAGATATGAGATAAAAGGGATTTTATCCCTTTTTTTGGAGATACTTTAAAGTAAGTTTTCTAAATCTTCAAAACTATTTATGAAAAAATCAGCTTTTTTGAAATCTTGAGAAGTAGTAAACTCATTTTTAATAACTATACAATCAATATTTGCACTTTTTGCACTTTGTAACCCTCTTTGAGAATCTTCTACAACTATTGCTTCAAAATCTTTTGCATTAAATTTTTCTAAGCCTTTTAAATAGGGTTCAGGATGTGGTTTTGCTCTTTCATAATCTTCTACACAAAGAATAAAATCCATAAAATCTATAATTTGTCGATTTTTATGAATTAGTTCAAAATCAACTCTTCTTGAAGTTGTTACTATTGCCATTTTATATCTCTTTGATAACTCTTTTAAAATATCTTTTACTTTTGGAATTGTTATATCTTTTGTTTGTAAAAACTCTTGATAAAAGTTATCTCTTATACTTCTATGTTTTTCTATGATATCTTTTTCTATATTATTAATTTGTGCTAATTCAAAAGCACTTCCACCCTTTATCATAATTTTTTGATAAAAATCCATTTCAAGATTTAATCCTAATAGAGCAAGAGCCTTTTTATTTGCCTCAAAATACCATTTTTCAGTCTCTACTAAAACACCATCATTATCAAAAAGAATATATTTTTTTAAATTTTTCATTAATATCCTTAAATATAGAGTAAAAAAAAAGGAAGCTTTTTAAAAGCTTCCTTAAGAATATAGGAGGAGTTTAAGTTAAAAAATTATCAACTTACAAGGTGATTATAAGTGTTTATGATTAATATTATTTAAATAAACTATTAATCAAAAGTAAACAAGATAATTTTTGTCTTATTTCTCCCATTTAGCTTTTGGAGCTTTATAAGTTTTTATTTTTTCTATTATTTCATCTATGTCATCACTAACTATTAGCATATCAACAAATCTTTGTGCAATAAATCCATTTTCAACACAAGAGTATAAAAACTCAATTAATTTATCATAGTAACCATTTATATTAAAAAAAACAGATGGTTTTTGATGATGACCTATTTGAGCAGAAGATATTACATCAAAAATCTCATCAAAAGTTCCATAACCACCAGGAAGTGCTATAAAAGCATCACTTAGCTCCTCCATTTTTGCTTTTCTTTGGTTTATAGTTTCAACCTTATAAATTGATGTAATATCCATATTCTCAAGTTCTTTTGATGCTAAATCATAAGTTATTACACCAATTACTCTATTATTTTGTTTTAAAGATTCATTTGAGATTATTCCCATAAGTCCTTGTTTACTTCCACCATAAACAATATTTATATTATTAAGTGCAAGTTTTTTTGCTAATTTTATAGTTTGTTCTTTATAAATATCTTTATTCCCAAAAGCAGAACCACAATAAATTGCTACATTCATAAAGCTTTCTCCTTTTTAAATGGTTTTAAAATAATTAATAATCTTGGTAAAAGTAGTAAATTTGCTATTAATACGCTTATCATTACAACAGCTGTTAAAAGTCCAAAATATATAGTTGGAACTAAATTTGATAGCATTAAAATTGAAAACCCAATTACTATTATTATAGTTGTATGATACATAGGATGGCCAACTGTATTTAGAGCTTTATTTATAGAAACTGCATAGTTTCCATGGCTTTGTTTAAACTCAAAATCGAATCTGTGCATAAAGTGAATAGTATCATCAACTGCAATTCCAAGAGCAATAGCAGCTATTGTAATTGTCATAATATCAAGTGGAATAGAAAGCCATCCCATAATCCCAAAAACAAGTGAAATTGGAATTAAGTTTGTAATTAAAGCTATAATCACCATTTTAAAATTTCTAAATAGTATTAAAAACATAATAGCTAAAACTAAAATAGAAGCACCAGCAGTTGATATTTGAGAATCAAACAAAGATTGCAACATATTATTATATAAAACCATAAGATTTGTAAGTCTAAAAGTTGTATCTTTATTTGTGATAATCTCTTCTAAATCATGATTTATTTTTTTGATTAGCTCATTTCTTCGTAAATTATCATTTGAATCAATAATTCTCATAGTAATTCTAGCTTCGTTTGCTTCTATATTTACAAAAGGGCTTAAAATAAGTTTTTTATAATCTTCTGGGAGTTGTTTATAAATTAGAGCAAGAGTTATCCCATCTAAATCTTGATTATTATTTAAGGTTTTTCCTATTTTTAAAAGTGTTGCTAAAGATTGAACTTTTCCTATTTCAGGGATATTATTTAAATAGTCATGAATTTTTGTGATAAGTTGCATTTTATCTTGAGAGAACCAATATTGTTTATCATCTTTATTTAGTTTAAATTCATCTTCAAAATCATCAAAATTAGAAGCTTGTTCACTTTTTGTTTGAGGTTCTATATCTTTAAATTTGATAATTACATCAAGAGGAGTTGTCCCTCCTAAATTTTCATCAATTACTTTCATACCTTTATAAATTTCTGTATTAGATTTAAAATAGTTTATAAAAGAGTTTTCTACAAATATTTTAGTGCTTCCAACAACAGAAAAAATTGTAGTTAATATTGCTATAAAAATTATTTTTTTACCATGATTTAAAACTATATTAGGTAGTTTTGGAATAAAAGAAATTAGTTTTTCTTTTTTCTCTATTTCATCTTTTTTACCAATAAATATTAAAAAAATTGGGAAATATATAAAAGTTAAAAATAAAGATACCATTATTCCGACACTCATCATCAGCCCTAAATTAATAACAGGCTCTATTTTTGATAAAACAAGTGAAGAAAATCCAACAACAGTTGTAATAATTGCAAAAAAAGATGGAATTAACTTTGATAAAACAGTATTTATCGTAAGTTTATATTGGCTAGCATTTTTATATTTAAAATATAACTCTTTATATCTTTCAACTAAATGAACTACCATAGACATTGTAATTATTAGTTGAAGTGCTACAAAGTTTGATGATATAACTGTTACTTCCCAGTTAAATAGACCTAAAATTCCAGCAGTACTTAAAATAGAGATAAAACAGATAAAAAGGACTATAAAAACCCATCTAATACTTTTGAAAATATAGTATAAAACAAATATAAAGATGACAATTAAGCTTAAACCATAAATTAATAGATCGTTTTTTACAAAATGAACAGCATCATTTGCAATCATATTAACTCCACCTAAAAATATTTTGGCTTCACCTTCATAGTTTTTTATAATCTCTCTAATCTCTTCTATATTTCTACTATCATTTACTCTTACTTTTTCTCGATATTCCTTAAATTCTAAGTTATTTTTTTCTAACTCTTTTTTCTCTTCTTGGCTTAAATTTTCATTTTTTTCTTTCTCTAAAAGCTTATCTCTTTTATCAATAAACTTGAAATATTCTGTATCATCTTTTAAATGAAGTATTAAAGCAGTTGTTTTAAAATCAGAACTAACAAGAGCATTTTGATATAGTGGAGAGTTTAAAAACTCTTTTTCTACTAAAGACTTATCAAACTCTTTTGTACTTAAGCTATCAACTCCAGCAACTAAATCAGAAATAGGACGAATAGGCGATTGAAGTAGAGGAACTGTAAGAATAGAATCAACTTTAGCGATATTTTCTACCTTTAAGAAATCATTAGAGATACTTTTTATACTTTCTAAAGTTTCATTATCTAAAAGGTTTTTTTTAGGAGAAAAAGTAACTATTAAAAAATTTGAATTTTCATATTTTTTAAAACTTTCTCTAAAAAATTTTAAATCTTCATCATCTTCTAAAAGTAATGTTTCAGCACTTGCATCAATTTGCATATTTTTTGCATTATAAGATAAATAGCCTACAAAAATTGAGGCTATTATTAAAAATAGTACTGGATACTTAAAAATTAAAGTATCATAAAATTTTTTATACATATTTATTGATTTTTAAATTGAGCAAACATTTCATCAAAAGATTTCTCTTTTAAAAGTCCTGCAAATTGTTGTCTATATGTTTGAATAATGCTAACACCAATTAAATCAATATCATATATATACCATTCATCATTTTTTTCATAGAAATTGTAATTAATGCTATAAGTTCCCTCTTTACCTACAAGTTCGGTTTTGAGTTGGAGTCTTGTATTATTGTAAGGTTCTAAAGATATGATTTTAACTTTTTGGTCATTGTAAAGTTCCAATTTATCACTATAAGATTTTTTTAATTTCTCTTCAAAAGTTTTTATAAACTCTTTTTGTTTCTCTTCATTTAAACTTGCCCAAATATCTTTTCCAAGAGCTATTTTTGCCATAAGTTCAAAATCAAAACTATCACTTACAATATTTATAACCTCTTTTTTCTTATCATCTTTTGAGATACTTTTATCTTTTAAAATGATTAAAACACTATCGATTTTGTTTTCCATCTCTTTTTTTATTTCATCTTTTTTTAGTGCAAAACTATTTGTAAAGAGTATGGTTAAAAGTATTGAAATCTTTAGTAAATTATTTTTTAACATATTATTCCTTTATCTCTTTTTCTCTTTTTTGAGTATAAGCATCTCTTAAAAATGGATATAAATCAATAGCATCTGCTTTGATTTTTTCATAGAAATCCGGATGGAAAGAGTACTCATTTGTTTTAAATAAAATATCAATTCCTAGCTCTTGTAGGCTATCTTGAGGTATTTTATAAGGTATTGTATTATGTGCTAATTGACTTGTTGGTGCTAAAGCTAAGTCAGCACTAAGACCTACAACATCTCTTAAATTTGAAGGTCCTAGAATTGGTAAAACTATATGAAATCCTTGACCAACTCCCCAATATCCAAGAGTTTGTCCAAAATCTTCTCTATAAATTTTCATTCCTAAAGTATTTGTTGCTTGATCCATAAAGCCTCCAAGTCCAAAAACAGTATTTACCATAAATCTACCTAGTTCTTTACTAGCATTTTGAAATTTAAATTGTAAAAGATTATTTACAAATCTAATAGGAAACATTAAGTTTGTAAAAAAGTTATTTATTCCTGTTCTTGCAGTTTCTGGCATAATATAGGCGTAACCTTTTGCAACAGGAGAAGCAATATGTGTATAAAATCCGTCATTAAAAGATGTCATAGCTCTATTATAACCACTTAATGGGTCAAAAACTACACTATTCATTGGCTTAAATTCACTCTCTATATCATCTGCAAAATCATCTTGCGAAGCATTGCTATAAAGAGCAAAAGAAGATATAAAAAGTATTATACAAAATAGTTTTTTCATAAAAATCCTTTAAAATAAAACAAACATTATATATAAAATTGGTACAAAGTAACTTTAATAGAAATTTATTATAAAATTGATTTACCAAAAAATTATTAAAATATTGCTATAATAAAAGCTAATTTTACTAAATTATATTGGAGTTGTTTTATGGGTAGAGCTTTTGAATATAGAAAAGCAGCAAAGATGAAAAGATGGGGAAATATGTCAAGAGTATTTCCGAAATTGGCACGAGCTATAGAAGTAGCTGCAAAAACAGGTGTTCCTGATCCAGAAATGAATTCAGCTTTAAGAACTGCAATTTTAAATGCAAAAGCTGAAAATATGCCAAAAGCAAATATAGATGCAGCAATAAAAAGGGCAACAGGAAAAGACGCAGCAAACTTTTCTGAAGTAAATTTTGAAGGTAAAGGACCACATGGTGTTCTAATTTTTGTTGAAACAGCAACAGATAATAATACTAGAACAGTTGCAAATATTAAAATGTATTTTAATAAAACACAGGGGCAAGTTGTACCTACAGGTTCTTTAGAGTTTTTCTTTGATAGAAAGGCTATTTTTGAATTTAATAAACCAAATAATTATGAACTTGAAGATTTAGAGATGGAGTTAATTGATGCTGGACTTGAAGAGCTTGAAGAGGAAGATGGAGTTGTTCTTGCTTATGCAAATTACACAGATTTTGGAAATATGAATAATAAATTTGAAGAGTTAGGAATTGAACTTACAAAAGCTGAATTAAAAAGAATTCCAAATAATCCTCAAGAGTTTAGTGAAGCTCAACAAGAAGATATTGGGAAATTAATAGAAAAGCTTGAAGAAGATGATGATGTTCAAGCAGTTTATACAAATATAGCTTAGATTTTTAAGGAGATTAAATATGCAAGAGAATAAAAAAGTGTCAAATGAAACTAGTGAATTAGGAAATGTTGATCAAATTAGAGAGATTTTATTTGGTTCTCAATCAAGAGAGCTAAATAAAAGATTTGAAAAGCTGGAAGTTGATATTAAAAGGTCTTTTGATGATTTAAAATCAAAAATTGAATTTAGTCAAAAAGAGTTTAATCAAAAACTTGAAAATGAAGTTGAGTTAATATCAAAAAGAATTAAAAATCTAACAACAACTCAGCAAGATGAATTAGCAGATATAAAGGATAGTAACTTAAAACAAGAGAAAAGAATTCAGCACAATATTGATTTATTAAATGAAGAGATAGGTGTAAAAATAGAGCAACTTACTAAAGATCAAAATGATAGTAAAAAATCTTTAAGTGAAGAGTTGAATTTTCTAAAATTAGAAGTTTTTGAGTTTATTGAAGAAAAATTAGCACAAATGAACAATATTAAACTTTCAAGAGATGATGCAGCTGAAATTATTATGGAAGCAGCTTTAAGAATTAAAGGAAATAATATTCAAAGTCAATTAAATTTAATTGAAGAGCCACAGCTACAAGAGTAGTTTAAGAATGAATGAACTAGAAAAATTAAAAGAGCTTTTATTAAAAAATGAGCTTGAAGATTTTGATGAGTTAAAAAAACAATTAAAAAAATTAGACTTTGAGTTTAATAGTAGTGAGCATATAAAAGAAAAAATATCTCCTGTTGTTGCAACAGCAATAAAAGAGAGTATAAAATCCTCAAAAGATGATGTTGTTGATAGCTTATATCCTATTATAGGAAATATGATTACAAAGTATGTATCAAGAACATTTGAAGATATGATTAACTCTATTAATAATCAAATTAGAAATAGATTCTCTTTTAAAGCAATTAGTAGAAAATTAAGAGCAAAAGCACAAGGTATTAGTGAAACAGAGCTTTTAATAAAAGAGAATAGTAAAGCATATATAAAAACAGTTTTTTTAATAGATAAAAATAGTGGAGTTGTTTTAACGACTTTAGAGAATAAAAATAGCACTATTATTGAACCTGAAATGGTTGCTTCGATGCTTACAGCTATTAGAAGTTTTGTAAATGATTGGATTAAACAAAATGAAGAGAATAAAGAGCTAAATACTATTGATTATGGTGGAAGTAAGATTATTATTGAAACGGCAACAACTTGTTATTTAGCCACTATTGTTGATGGAGCTATTACAAAAGATACTTATAGAAAAATAGAAGAGGCTTTAGCTTCAATTGTTTCTAAATATGGAAGTAAAATAAGAGATTTTAATGGAAATTTAGATGATTTACCATTAGAAAATATTAATAAAGTTTTATTACCACTTTTGAGTTATGAAGAGTATATTGAGAAAAATGAAAAAATTCATCCAATAATTTATATTTTTCCAATAGTTATATTAATTATAATCTCTTATTTTATTTATAACTATATTATTGATAGTAATTTAGAAAAAAAGGCAAATGAGCTACTTTTTAAAAATCCTTCTCTAACAATTTATAGGCTTGAAGCAGAGGTTAAAAATCGAGATATTTTTATAAATGGAGTTGTTCCAAACACTATTTATAAAGATATGGTCTTTAATGAGATAAAAAAATTGGATAAAGTAAAAAATATAGAAAACAATATTCAAGTTATAGATTATATAAATAATCCAAAAGATATTTATGACAAAGTTACATATTTACGAATGGCACTAAATCAAAAAGATGGAAATAAAATAGAGTATAGTTATAATTATCCAAATTTAAAAATATTTGGTTCAGTTATTAGTAAGGCTGAGAAAAAATATGTTGAGAGTCAATTCTCTTTTATTGAAGGTTTAGATAGTATTGATTTTGACATAAAGATTATTCCACCTAATATAGATGAAGTTATTCATTTTGATTTAAACTCTTCTGAAATTTCGCCAAATCAAGAGTATAAACTTATAAATATTATAAATTTACTTCATAAATTAGATGATGATTTAGTTCTAGAAATTTATGGTTTTAGAGATTTTAGTGGAACTTTAGAGAGAAATGAAGCTTTAGTAAATGAAAGAGCAAAAACTATTATGAAATATTTAAAATTAAAAGGAAATATTTCTCAAAAATTGGTTAGTATAGGTTTAAATGAAGTTCCAAAAGATATAGATGAAAAAGAGTATCCAGAGCAAGGTAGAAAAGTAGTATTCAAGTGGAAAAAGTAGGGAATAATGTTTAGCTATAAAATAGTATTAGTTGGAGATTTTGGTACAGGGAAAACAAGTCTTGTAAGAAGATTTGTTGATAATAGTTTTAGTGAAGAGTATAAAAGTAGTATAGGTGTATCTATTTCAAAAAAATTATTAAAGCAAGAGTTAAATGATGAAATTTATGATTCTACTATGATGATTTGGGATATAGAAGGAAAAACAGAGTTTAAATCAATTTTTTCTTATCATTTAGTAGGTGCTAAAGCTTTTATAATAGTTGCAGATTTAAGTAGAATGGATAGTATAAATTCTATAGAAGAGCATATAAGACTTTGTGAAAAAACTGTTGTAAATGCTCCAATAATTATTGCATTAAATAAGTGTGATTTAGAACATATAGATATAAATTTAGAAAATATAAAAAATCTATCTCCTAATATAATTAATGTTTTAAAAACTTCAGCAAAAGAGGATAAATTAGTAAATGATATTTTTGAGATATTAAATTTAAAAATTATTGAAGGGACAATAAAATGAAACAAGATATTTTACTTCCAATAGTTTCTAGAAAATATAATCTCTCTTATATTATTTTTGATGAAGATTTTAAAATTTTAGATTTTTCTTTAAATATGAGAGAGTTTGTTGAAGATGATTTAAAAATAGAGTTAAATACAGATATAAGAGATATTTTTTGGGAGTTTGTAGGGTTAGAAAATGATTTGAAGAATTTGGTAGATTTAAAAAAGAGATATATTCATATTCCATTAATATCAAGGAATTCTCTTTTTTATGATATAAATATAGAGCTTTGTGAAATATCTAATAATAAAGTTTTTATTGCAATGTTCTCAAAACAGTTAAGTAACTCTTTAAATTATTTAAAAACAATACAAAAAATAAATCAAAATAATTTGGAAAAATATTATAAAGAGGAGTCTAAACAGAAGTATTATAATCTTATTAATGAGAAATTAATTAGTTTTAATATTAACCATTTAGGAAATATTACAAAAGTAAATAATGCTTGTTCTTTCTTTTTAGGAGTAGATAAACAAGCTTTAATCGGAAAGCATTTCTCTAATTATTTTTTTTCAAGAGAAAATAAAGTAAATATAAGTGCAAATAGCCATATTTTTAGAGCAATAAATTTTGCAAATAAAGAGATATTTTTTCATGCTGATATTATTCCAATTTCATCTAAAACTAAATCCGAAAAGATTGTAATTTGTCAAGATATTACATATTTAAAAAAAATAGAGACAGAACTCGAATATGCTGTAAATCATGATAGTTTAACAGGGTTACCTAATAGACTATTTTTAAAGAAAAAACTTGAATCTTGTATAGAAAGATATAATAAAGACAAAGAGATTTTTGCTATTTGTTTTATTGATTTAAATAAATTTAAAGAAGTTAATGATACTTATGGACATCATGTTGGTGATATGCTTTTGAAACATTTAGCTGATGTGCTACAAGGAGTTGTTAGAGAAAATGATGTAGTTGCAAGACTAGGAGGAGATGAGTTTATAATTCTTCTTAAAAATCTTGATTCTATAGAGTATTTAGATAGAACTATAAATAGAATAAAAGAGGTTTCAAAAAATAGTCCAATGCACTATAATGAGAAATTAACTATTGAAATATCTTTTAGTTTTGGAATTAGTGTTTATCCTTATGATGGAAATGATATTGATACTTTAATTGATATCGCAGATAAAAATATGTATGAGAGTAAAAAAAGAGCTTTTTAAGCTCTTTATTTAGTATTTATTTTATTTATAACCTTTTGTATGTCACTAGCTCTTGTATTTGAGTTTGGATGTGTTGAAAAAAAATCTGTTCCATCACTTTTTCCTTCACTCATATTTTGCCAAAATTTTATTGCTTCATTTATATTGAATCCAGCTTTATACATTAAATGAATTCCAATTTCATCTGCTTCACTCTCTTGCATTCTTCCATAAGGAAGCATAATTCCAAGATTTGATCCTAAACCATAGGCTTGATTAAAAGCATTTTGATATTGTGGAGCAGCTGTTCCAATTACAATATTTCCTACCATACCAACACCTTGTTGAATCATACTTTGACTCATTCTTTCAGCTCCATGTCTTGCAAGGGCATGAGCAATTTCATGTGAAATTACAGTTGCAAGTTGATCATCATTTTTAGCATATTTTAAAATTCCTGTATATACTACAACTTTTCCACCAGGTAAACAAAAGGCATTTGCTTGATTATCTTCAATTAAATTAAACTCCCATTTAAAATCAGGCTTATTAGCAACTTGTGCTATTTTTTGTCCAATATTTTTTACCCTTTTTGCATCTGTTGTATTAGTTATAACTTTTGCTTCACTTAAAGCTTCTTTGTAAGATTTTTCACCAAGAGCCATCT
The Aliarcobacter faecis genome window above contains:
- a CDS encoding Tgt2/MlaC family protein — encoded protein: MLKNNLLKISILLTILFTNSFALKKDEIKKEMENKIDSVLIILKDKSISKDDKKKEVINIVSDSFDFELMAKIALGKDIWASLNEEKQKEFIKTFEEKLKKSYSDKLELYNDQKVKIISLEPYNNTRLQLKTELVGKEGTYSINYNFYEKNDEWYIYDIDLIGVSIIQTYRQQFAGLLKEKSFDEMFAQFKNQ
- a CDS encoding MlaA family lipoprotein is translated as MKKLFCIILFISSFALYSNASQDDFADDIESEFKPMNSVVFDPLSGYNRAMTSFNDGFYTHIASPVAKGYAYIMPETARTGINNFFTNLMFPIRFVNNLLQFKFQNASKELGRFMVNTVFGLGGFMDQATNTLGMKIYREDFGQTLGYWGVGQGFHIVLPILGPSNLRDVVGLSADLALAPTSQLAHNTIPYKIPQDSLQELGIDILFKTNEYSFHPDFYEKIKADAIDLYPFLRDAYTQKREKEIKE
- a CDS encoding ABC transporter permease; translation: MKNLFLVFKTDISEALRSKWFLVYTLVFGGIIALFFITGITESRIQGFSGLSRLLLIFIEICIVIVPIFILINTVRTIAGERDSNILEYMLSFPISLKEYFFGKFFGKLFVVTLPIIGALVLALVWSLFKGATVPWGIFFYYMGLIIAVNICFLGLSFFISSIVKTQEVALGIAFFVWLFLLALIDLLLIGFLIKTTANPELIYSIALINPLQVFRIGAITLFDPELSVIGPASYFILDEFGKELIAIYCIFYPAIVGFLFSIFGYFIFKRKDLV
- a CDS encoding YebC/PmpR family DNA-binding transcriptional regulator, with amino-acid sequence MGRAFEYRKAAKMKRWGNMSRVFPKLARAIEVAAKTGVPDPEMNSALRTAILNAKAENMPKANIDAAIKRATGKDAANFSEVNFEGKGPHGVLIFVETATDNNTRTVANIKMYFNKTQGQVVPTGSLEFFFDRKAIFEFNKPNNYELEDLEMELIDAGLEELEEEDGVVLAYANYTDFGNMNNKFEELGIELTKAELKRIPNNPQEFSEAQQEDIGKLIEKLEEDDDVQAVYTNIA
- a CDS encoding OmpA family protein, which codes for MNELEKLKELLLKNELEDFDELKKQLKKLDFEFNSSEHIKEKISPVVATAIKESIKSSKDDVVDSLYPIIGNMITKYVSRTFEDMINSINNQIRNRFSFKAISRKLRAKAQGISETELLIKENSKAYIKTVFLIDKNSGVVLTTLENKNSTIIEPEMVASMLTAIRSFVNDWIKQNEENKELNTIDYGGSKIIIETATTCYLATIVDGAITKDTYRKIEEALASIVSKYGSKIRDFNGNLDDLPLENINKVLLPLLSYEEYIEKNEKIHPIIYIFPIVILIIISYFIYNYIIDSNLEKKANELLFKNPSLTIYRLEAEVKNRDIFINGVVPNTIYKDMVFNEIKKLDKVKNIENNIQVIDYINNPKDIYDKVTYLRMALNQKDGNKIEYSYNYPNLKIFGSVISKAEKKYVESQFSFIEGLDSIDFDIKIIPPNIDEVIHFDLNSSEISPNQEYKLINIINLLHKLDDDLVLEIYGFRDFSGTLERNEALVNERAKTIMKYLKLKGNISQKLVSIGLNEVPKDIDEKEYPEQGRKVVFKWKK
- a CDS encoding HAD family hydrolase, with the protein product MKNLKKYILFDNDGVLVETEKWYFEANKKALALLGLNLEMDFYQKIMIKGGSAFELAQINNIEKDIIEKHRSIRDNFYQEFLQTKDITIPKVKDILKELSKRYKMAIVTTSRRVDFELIHKNRQIIDFMDFILCVEDYERAKPHPEPYLKGLEKFNAKDFEAIVVEDSQRGLQSAKSANIDCIVIKNEFTTSQDFKKADFFINSFEDLENLL
- a CDS encoding efflux RND transporter permease subunit, which translates into the protein MYKKFYDTLIFKYPVLFLIIASIFVGYLSYNAKNMQIDASAETLLLEDDEDLKFFRESFKKYENSNFLIVTFSPKKNLLDNETLESIKSISNDFLKVENIAKVDSILTVPLLQSPIRPISDLVAGVDSLSTKEFDKSLVEKEFLNSPLYQNALVSSDFKTTALILHLKDDTEYFKFIDKRDKLLEKEKNENLSQEEKKELEKNNLEFKEYREKVRVNDSRNIEEIREIIKNYEGEAKIFLGGVNMIANDAVHFVKNDLLIYGLSLIVIFIFVLYYIFKSIRWVFIVLFICFISILSTAGILGLFNWEVTVISSNFVALQLIITMSMVVHLVERYKELYFKYKNASQYKLTINTVLSKLIPSFFAIITTVVGFSSLVLSKIEPVINLGLMMSVGIMVSLFLTFIYFPIFLIFIGKKDEIEKKEKLISFIPKLPNIVLNHGKKIIFIAILTTIFSVVGSTKIFVENSFINYFKSNTEIYKGMKVIDENLGGTTPLDVIIKFKDIEPQTKSEQASNFDDFEDEFKLNKDDKQYWFSQDKMQLITKIHDYLNNIPEIGKVQSLATLLKIGKTLNNNQDLDGITLALIYKQLPEDYKKLILSPFVNIEANEARITMRIIDSNDNLRRNELIKKINHDLEEIITNKDTTFRLTNLMVLYNNMLQSLFDSQISTAGASILVLAIMFLILFRNFKMVIIALITNLIPISLVFGIMGWLSIPLDIMTITIAAIALGIAVDDTIHFMHRFDFEFKQSHGNYAVSINKALNTVGHPMYHTTIIIVIGFSILMLSNLVPTIYFGLLTAVVMISVLIANLLLLPRLLIILKPFKKEKAL
- a CDS encoding nitrous oxide reductase accessory protein NosL; this encodes MKKIFFLLIFICVSIFGADILSKEYKDLNLKQDMCPVKNVPIEKHKDWLGYVEFNDGKIIALSSPKYSFAYYLKELNHNKNENIKAIYVTDFKTKKIIDAKTAYYVFGSNLMSVGGDDVIPFELESDAKEFFDTKHGKQIYRFDRMTENFINYLDMR
- a CDS encoding LOG family protein — its product is MNVAIYCGSAFGNKDIYKEQTIKLAKKLALNNINIVYGGSKQGLMGIISNESLKQNNRVIGVITYDLASKELENMDITSIYKVETINQRKAKMEELSDAFIALPGGYGTFDEIFDVISSAQIGHHQKPSVFFNINGYYDKLIEFLYSCVENGFIAQRFVDMLIVSDDIDEIIEKIKTYKAPKAKWEK